From a region of the Chitinophaga caseinilytica genome:
- a CDS encoding MFS transporter encodes MKKTAYIGCLGLIGIITTEFGVIGILPQIAEHYQIPIEKAGWLLSAFAMVIALGGPAMTLLFSRVNRKLIMSLAIGMFIITGVVSALAPPFWLLLTVRVLPAILHPVFVSTAIAAAIQAAPPKEATRMMGIVLGGIAIAMVTTVPFATWLAGRINWKAAFWAQSAISLTALLAILIGLPQIPKGEKESLGSQAAILRDPVFVTSSIVNVLLIAAWFCTYSYFADFLGKVKGMDEERISYMLMVFGLAGIPANWIAGRWLGKQLSLTTAVFLAGALFIPFMSIAVGGGIVVNAVVLALWGFFYAPCYLTAAAYLTSAAPGAVAFANTLAISYGNLGITVGTTVSGWVIAQYGIAAAPWAGAAFGIAALVAMALRSQLVARREIRRSCIAP; translated from the coding sequence ATGAAAAAGACCGCATACATCGGATGCCTCGGACTGATAGGCATCATTACCACAGAATTCGGCGTGATCGGCATATTGCCGCAGATCGCCGAACATTACCAAATCCCCATTGAAAAAGCGGGTTGGCTGCTGAGTGCGTTCGCCATGGTGATCGCGCTGGGCGGCCCGGCGATGACGCTGCTTTTCTCCCGCGTGAACCGCAAGCTCATTATGAGCCTTGCCATCGGCATGTTCATCATCACCGGCGTCGTATCCGCGCTTGCGCCGCCTTTCTGGCTGTTGCTCACGGTGCGCGTATTGCCCGCCATCCTGCACCCTGTCTTCGTTTCCACCGCCATCGCCGCGGCCATCCAGGCGGCGCCACCGAAAGAGGCGACGCGGATGATGGGCATCGTACTGGGCGGGATCGCCATCGCTATGGTGACTACCGTTCCGTTCGCTACCTGGCTCGCGGGGCGCATCAACTGGAAGGCGGCGTTCTGGGCGCAATCGGCCATCAGTTTGACGGCACTGCTGGCGATCCTCATCGGGCTGCCGCAAATCCCGAAAGGCGAGAAGGAAAGCCTGGGCAGCCAGGCCGCCATCCTCCGCGATCCTGTGTTCGTGACCAGCAGCATCGTGAATGTGTTGCTCATTGCTGCGTGGTTTTGCACGTATAGTTACTTCGCGGATTTTTTGGGGAAGGTGAAAGGGATGGATGAGGAACGGATCAGTTATATGCTGATGGTGTTTGGCCTGGCGGGGATCCCCGCCAACTGGATCGCCGGGAGATGGCTCGGGAAGCAGCTTTCGCTGACAACGGCGGTGTTTCTCGCAGGTGCGTTGTTCATACCGTTCATGAGCATCGCCGTGGGTGGAGGGATCGTGGTGAATGCGGTGGTGCTGGCGCTGTGGGGATTTTTCTATGCACCCTGCTATCTTACCGCAGCGGCGTATTTGACCTCCGCAGCACCGGGGGCCGTGGCTTTCGCCAATACGCTTGCGATATCGTATGGTAATTTGGGAATTACGGTGGGGACGACGGTCAGCGGATGGGTGATCGCGCAGTACGGGATCGCGGCCGCGCCCTGGGCGGGCGCTGCTTTCGGGATCGCCGCGCTCGTTGCCATGGCGCTGCGGTCACAACTTGTTGCCCGCCGCGAAATACGCCGCTCCTGCATCGCACCATGA
- a CDS encoding serine hydrolase domain-containing protein — protein sequence MKNTTMLALGALLLTQPVFSQQPAPTTFQEARIDSLAQRLVRTGKVQGVNLLFSQNGKIIYRKAFGKADENRPLQTGDIFRIASQTKAITSLAVMMLWEEGRFLLDEPVSNYIPAFANLRVIKDFNAADTTYTSVAPNRPVTVRDLLRHTSGISYPLITGDPRFQAIFAKHKVPTGIGSPGNLKNFVDQIALQPLVHNPGEAFTYGLNIDVLGRLVEIWSGQPLEVFFRERIFRPLEMNDTYFRVPDDKAKRLVPVFSATGGRLHRQTAPIYEGNDAGYPLQDGIIVSGGAGLSSTTADYAKFLQLLLDGGVYKGKRIIGNAAIRLMTTPQIPQGATAKWDWPDFSFGLGFSLVTPQNQAAGPVPEGSFFWGGAFNTHYWADPANDIVGIVFTQEYAPASYWDLGTLFKNVFYTALEKSK from the coding sequence GTGAAAAACACAACCATGCTTGCCCTGGGAGCCCTCCTGCTCACGCAGCCCGTTTTCTCCCAACAGCCCGCCCCCACTACATTTCAGGAAGCCCGAATAGACTCCCTCGCGCAAAGGCTCGTCCGCACCGGCAAAGTCCAGGGCGTAAACCTGCTCTTCTCCCAAAACGGGAAAATCATCTACCGCAAAGCCTTCGGAAAAGCGGATGAAAACCGTCCGCTGCAAACAGGCGATATCTTCCGCATAGCGTCACAAACCAAAGCTATTACCAGTCTTGCCGTGATGATGCTTTGGGAAGAAGGGCGCTTTTTGCTGGACGAGCCCGTGTCGAACTACATTCCCGCGTTCGCCAACCTACGTGTCATCAAAGACTTCAACGCCGCAGATACGACGTACACTTCCGTAGCGCCCAACAGGCCCGTAACCGTGCGCGATCTGCTGCGGCACACGTCCGGCATTTCGTACCCCCTCATCACCGGCGACCCGCGTTTCCAGGCCATTTTCGCGAAGCATAAAGTGCCCACCGGCATCGGCAGCCCCGGCAACCTGAAAAACTTTGTAGACCAGATCGCACTGCAACCGTTGGTCCATAATCCCGGAGAAGCATTCACTTATGGCCTGAACATCGACGTGCTGGGAAGGCTCGTTGAGATCTGGAGCGGCCAGCCACTCGAGGTTTTCTTCCGGGAACGGATTTTCCGTCCGCTGGAGATGAACGACACTTATTTCCGCGTACCCGACGATAAAGCAAAGCGCCTCGTGCCCGTGTTCTCCGCCACCGGCGGACGTTTACACCGCCAAACCGCGCCGATCTACGAAGGCAACGATGCCGGCTATCCGCTGCAGGACGGCATTATCGTTTCCGGCGGCGCCGGTCTCAGTTCCACTACCGCCGATTACGCGAAGTTCCTGCAACTGCTGCTGGACGGCGGCGTATATAAAGGAAAGCGGATCATCGGCAACGCCGCTATCCGCCTGATGACGACCCCGCAAATCCCGCAAGGCGCCACCGCGAAGTGGGACTGGCCCGATTTCTCGTTCGGATTGGGCTTCAGTCTCGTAACGCCGCAAAACCAGGCTGCCGGGCCTGTTCCGGAGGGATCGTTCTTTTGGGGCGGCGCGTTCAACACCCATTATTGGGCCGATCCGGCGAACGATATCGTCGGCATCGTGTTCACCCAGGAATATGCACCTGCGTCGTACTGGGATTTAGGCACGCTGTTCAAAAATGTTTTCTACACCGCATTGGAAAAATCAAAATGA
- a CDS encoding SusC/RagA family TonB-linked outer membrane protein yields the protein MKHFFLLMTGLQIGAFAHAATEDVSRKPAVFRPGIYDKTPARPHPFQDSAIVVRGRVTDVNGDPLIGVNIKVKGTPKGATSDATGAFFVSTTSANKVLVFSYVGYITREITVQKTQQLNVQLAADPKSLNEVLVTALGIKREEKALGYAATVVKGEQLTEAISGNWTDALSGKVAGVNLVRSNSGPTGSNKIILRGENNLTGENEALIVVDGVVINQGSGRRTAVGGEATYGTGSDNMPADYGSGLNDINPEDIESLTVLKGPGAAALYGGRGANGAIIITTKSGSSKRKGIGVSLNSNASIEQVNRWPDLQFEYGQGLDGAAYYSYGAGPDGGSTSGTSSAYGPRFDGQMFHQFDPVTQKQGTERTLWQPYPNKVNSYFDDGKTFTNTISLDGGTDKTTARFSVTNVHNTWILPNTGYDRNTVALSVNSKINDRLQISSKVNYTNKYSDNLPGAGYGNQSIMYWYIFWQPSADIDWLKNYWELGQDQLKIMFPFSSFPSNPYAVAYEYLNKSNRHGITGNVSATYNITKKLSLQVRTAMDFGYEDRSQQRPYDAGAKFPYGSFRTQNIMSQEFNSDFLLRYNTKVGRDFELNVTAGGAALRNRYIRDEVRADSLAYPGVYSLANNLGPLVTMPFRTSYQINSLYGLISASYKNFLFADITGRQDWNSVLATQSRIANSGFFYPSVNLSFVANEVIDLPKAIDFAKLRFSLASVGSGGTTPYLTEFTYPSAGSLYAGGLRNPSILANSDLRPLRTITYEGGVAMKMFKGRLGLDLAMYSGFTKDQILSRIIDRSTGWSRAMINAGRVNNKGIEVALNGTPYKRGKFSWSTSVVYSSNTNTIRELDDSSVVLVTGPVGGGQIVAKPGGSMGAVYGRGYQRSPDGQIIYDDKTGWAKLTEEVIYLGNTIPKWKLGWTNEFSYGQFRLHLLFDGQWGAVAHSLTHYKLAEQGKTKNTLPGRYNGIIGNGVIQMADGKFRPNDVIATDIDEYYRSHYGQDNAEGSTFSTDFIKFREARLDYSLPGSLTKRLRMQKATVGVYGRNLAIWSDWPAFDPEFGTLSGTDIVQGFEVGQFPSTRTFGVNLVIGF from the coding sequence ATGAAACATTTTTTCCTTCTCATGACCGGCTTGCAGATCGGGGCTTTCGCTCACGCAGCCACGGAGGACGTATCGCGGAAACCCGCCGTCTTCCGGCCGGGCATTTACGACAAAACACCCGCCAGGCCGCATCCTTTCCAGGATTCGGCGATCGTTGTTCGCGGACGCGTGACCGACGTTAACGGCGACCCGCTCATCGGGGTCAACATCAAAGTGAAAGGCACTCCCAAAGGCGCTACTTCAGACGCCACGGGCGCTTTCTTCGTTTCCACCACCTCGGCCAATAAGGTGCTGGTATTCTCGTACGTGGGTTACATCACCCGTGAAATCACCGTGCAGAAAACGCAGCAGCTCAACGTGCAGCTCGCCGCCGATCCCAAAAGCCTCAACGAAGTGCTGGTAACGGCGCTCGGCATCAAACGGGAAGAAAAAGCCCTCGGCTATGCAGCCACCGTCGTAAAAGGCGAACAACTGACCGAAGCCATTTCCGGTAACTGGACAGACGCGCTGTCGGGCAAAGTTGCCGGCGTGAACCTCGTCCGCTCCAACAGCGGCCCCACCGGTTCCAATAAAATCATCCTCCGCGGAGAAAACAACCTCACCGGCGAAAACGAAGCCCTCATCGTGGTAGACGGCGTCGTGATCAACCAGGGCAGCGGCCGCAGGACCGCCGTGGGCGGTGAAGCCACGTATGGCACCGGGAGCGATAACATGCCGGCCGACTACGGCAGCGGCCTGAACGATATCAACCCGGAAGACATCGAGTCGCTCACCGTGCTCAAAGGCCCCGGCGCCGCGGCGCTTTACGGCGGCCGCGGAGCCAATGGCGCCATCATCATCACCACAAAATCGGGTAGCAGCAAACGCAAAGGCATCGGCGTTTCCCTCAACTCCAATGCGTCTATCGAACAGGTGAACCGCTGGCCCGATCTCCAGTTCGAATACGGCCAGGGCCTCGACGGCGCCGCGTATTATTCCTACGGCGCCGGTCCGGACGGTGGTTCCACCAGCGGCACCAGTTCGGCTTACGGGCCCCGGTTCGACGGGCAGATGTTTCACCAGTTCGACCCCGTTACGCAGAAACAGGGAACGGAAAGGACGCTGTGGCAACCCTATCCCAACAAAGTCAATTCCTACTTCGACGACGGCAAAACCTTCACCAACACCATTTCGCTGGACGGCGGAACAGACAAAACGACGGCCCGTTTCTCCGTGACCAACGTCCACAATACCTGGATCCTGCCCAACACCGGGTACGACCGTAATACCGTGGCGCTGTCCGTCAACTCGAAAATCAACGACCGGTTGCAGATTTCGTCGAAAGTGAACTATACCAACAAATATTCCGATAACCTGCCCGGCGCGGGTTACGGCAACCAGTCGATCATGTACTGGTACATTTTCTGGCAGCCCAGCGCCGACATCGACTGGCTGAAGAATTACTGGGAACTGGGGCAGGATCAGCTGAAGATCATGTTCCCTTTCAGTTCGTTCCCCAGCAACCCTTACGCGGTGGCGTACGAATATCTCAACAAATCCAACCGCCACGGCATTACCGGCAACGTGTCGGCCACGTATAACATTACCAAAAAGCTCAGCCTGCAGGTGCGCACGGCGATGGACTTCGGGTACGAAGACCGCTCCCAGCAACGACCTTACGATGCGGGCGCCAAATTCCCGTACGGCAGTTTCCGGACGCAGAACATCATGTCGCAGGAGTTCAACTCCGATTTCCTGTTGCGCTACAACACCAAAGTGGGGCGCGATTTCGAGCTGAATGTCACGGCCGGCGGTGCTGCGTTGCGCAACCGGTACATCCGCGACGAGGTGCGGGCGGATTCGCTGGCGTACCCCGGCGTGTATTCCCTGGCCAACAATCTCGGCCCCCTCGTTACCATGCCTTTCCGTACTTCGTACCAGATCAATTCCCTCTATGGATTGATTTCCGCGTCGTATAAAAACTTCCTGTTCGCCGACATCACGGGGCGGCAAGACTGGAACAGCGTGCTGGCCACGCAGAGCCGTATCGCCAATTCCGGTTTCTTCTACCCGTCCGTGAACCTGAGCTTCGTGGCCAATGAAGTGATCGATCTGCCGAAAGCGATCGATTTCGCCAAGCTGCGGTTCTCGCTCGCGAGCGTTGGCAGCGGCGGTACCACGCCTTACCTCACCGAATTCACCTATCCTTCCGCGGGCAGCCTGTACGCCGGCGGTTTGCGGAACCCTTCCATCCTCGCCAATTCCGATCTTCGCCCGCTGCGCACCATCACCTATGAAGGCGGTGTGGCCATGAAGATGTTCAAAGGCCGGCTGGGCCTCGATCTGGCGATGTATTCCGGATTCACCAAAGACCAGATCCTGTCCCGCATCATCGACCGTTCTACCGGTTGGTCGCGCGCGATGATCAATGCCGGACGGGTAAATAATAAAGGGATAGAAGTGGCGCTGAACGGAACGCCTTACAAACGCGGTAAATTCTCCTGGAGCACCAGCGTGGTGTATTCTTCCAATACCAATACCATCCGCGAGCTGGACGATAGTTCGGTGGTGCTCGTGACCGGCCCAGTTGGCGGCGGTCAGATCGTGGCCAAGCCCGGCGGCAGCATGGGCGCGGTGTACGGCCGTGGCTACCAGCGTTCTCCCGACGGACAGATCATTTACGACGATAAAACTGGCTGGGCCAAGCTGACGGAAGAAGTGATCTATCTCGGCAATACCATTCCGAAATGGAAATTGGGCTGGACGAACGAGTTCTCGTACGGACAGTTCCGCCTGCACCTGCTGTTCGACGGGCAGTGGGGCGCCGTGGCACATTCGCTCACGCATTACAAACTGGCCGAACAGGGAAAAACGAAGAACACCTTGCCCGGGCGCTACAACGGCATCATCGGTAACGGCGTGATCCAGATGGCTGACGGAAAGTTCCGGCCGAACGACGTGATCGCTACCGACATCGACGAATATTACCGCTCGCATTACGGTCAGGATAACGCCGAAGGCAGCACCTTCAGCACCGATTTCATCAAGTTCCGCGAAGCGCGCCTCGATTATTCGCTGCCCGGCAGCCTTACCAAAAGACTGCGCATGCAGAAAGCTACGGTGGGTGTGTATGGCCGTAACCTGGCGATCTGGTCGGACTGGCCGGCGTTCGATCCCGAATTCGGAACGCTGAGCGGTACGGATATCGTGCAGGGTTTTGAAGTGGGGCAATTCCCGTCTACCAGAACCTTCGGTGTAAACCTGGTCATTGGCTTCTAA
- a CDS encoding TonB-dependent receptor has protein sequence MNTRLLLIPLMAVCVTNAYAQTQQATGRVTDARDGTPLPGVTVRIKGSTTGTITDANGSFKLNAPSGAVLICSFTGYYNKEAIVGAGPLHVALSADQKSLDEVVVVGYGTQDRRDVTGSVGTVKGDNLKTIAAPSFEKAMAGSITGVQVNTTSGILGEPARIRIRGVNSISSSSDPLYVVDGVPYISGDQSGSQSVPYNPLGDINPADIESVEVLKDGSATAIYGSRASAGVVLITTKKGKLGKPRLSYDGWIGMAQASKKFDLMNAAEFMEVTNEKLTNAGAAAAAKQPADKYYDTDWQDLVLRNAVQHSHALSLSGATESTNYYFSLGYSDFEGIAVANDQKKYNVRARVEQKAFDRLKIGINMAATHTTDNGLNYGTNALSGNIAGAIRALPNVPAKWEDGSYNLSADKQRLGRAGNGREIDDNYTNILFVLENNIYKNQSLNLTGNTFAELEIIPGLTAKTQVGINYLNGEYYRYWSPVHGDGRGVNGSTAQYNLPQFRYNWQNTLNFNRTFGDHKVGAIAGLEWQKTRSRYFYASGTNISSEFFGGQNIITDAWGARSLGGYVAEKAFQSVFGRANYGYKDRYLIAATLRYDKISDLPWGNQGATLPGVSVGWRVSEEAFFKRSNSLNFISNLKLRGGFAKVGNVELGSDYPYAGTFSPYLYGEIMAMAYSQISNNNLRFETANKINIGLDAGLFENRVNFTAEYFSNNVDNMILAAPLAPSLGVPYNNIKMNIGEMTNKGWEFSVNAEAIATRDFRWNTAVNLTLTKNKVTQLYNGADIIGTYHIIREGQPVGMFYGFEYAGVNPANGNPLWVKADGSIVQGVISRQGYAKYDPAKPDDVSVSAPALNTNDKKILGNSNPTWFGGFSNTLSYKRFDLGINLVFSGGNKVFSATRQETLANMKFQNAGRELLDRWTTPGQVTDVPKLMYGSNPGNFINQNGNTNSRFLEDGSYLRAQNITLGFNAPSAWLNRFKVNSLRVYAQVQNAFVITNYSGLDPELTIVGTNNAARNWQAGLDYNSNPLPRTYTLGVNLGL, from the coding sequence ATGAACACACGATTGCTCCTGATCCCGCTCATGGCTGTATGCGTAACTAACGCTTACGCACAAACGCAGCAAGCGACCGGGCGGGTGACCGACGCCAGAGACGGCACTCCCCTTCCCGGCGTAACCGTTCGCATCAAGGGTTCCACCACCGGCACCATCACCGATGCCAACGGCAGTTTCAAGCTGAATGCTCCTTCGGGCGCCGTTCTCATCTGCTCCTTCACCGGCTACTACAACAAGGAAGCCATCGTAGGCGCAGGCCCGCTGCACGTTGCGCTCAGCGCCGACCAGAAATCGCTGGACGAAGTAGTGGTTGTGGGTTACGGTACCCAGGACCGCCGCGACGTGACCGGCTCCGTGGGCACCGTAAAGGGAGACAACCTGAAAACCATCGCCGCGCCCAGCTTTGAAAAAGCGATGGCTGGCTCTATCACCGGCGTACAGGTGAACACCACCAGCGGCATCCTCGGCGAGCCCGCCCGCATCCGCATCCGCGGCGTCAACTCTATTTCCAGCAGCTCCGACCCGCTGTATGTAGTAGACGGCGTTCCGTACATCTCCGGCGACCAGAGCGGCTCCCAATCCGTTCCCTACAACCCGCTCGGCGACATCAATCCCGCCGATATCGAAAGCGTGGAAGTCCTGAAAGACGGTTCCGCCACCGCCATTTACGGTTCTCGCGCTTCCGCGGGCGTAGTGCTCATCACCACCAAAAAAGGCAAGCTCGGCAAGCCCCGCCTCAGTTACGACGGTTGGATTGGGATGGCACAGGCTTCCAAAAAATTCGACCTCATGAACGCGGCCGAATTCATGGAAGTGACCAACGAAAAACTCACCAATGCCGGCGCTGCAGCAGCCGCCAAACAGCCGGCAGACAAATATTACGACACCGACTGGCAAGACCTCGTGCTGCGCAACGCCGTACAGCATAGCCACGCCCTTTCGCTCAGCGGCGCCACCGAAAGCACCAACTATTACTTCTCCCTCGGCTATTCCGACTTCGAAGGCATTGCCGTCGCCAACGACCAGAAGAAATACAACGTGCGCGCCAGGGTGGAACAAAAAGCGTTCGACCGCCTGAAGATCGGCATCAACATGGCCGCCACGCACACCACAGACAATGGCCTCAATTACGGCACCAACGCGCTTTCCGGCAACATCGCCGGCGCCATCCGCGCACTGCCCAACGTTCCGGCGAAGTGGGAAGACGGCAGCTATAACCTCAGCGCCGACAAACAGCGCCTGGGCCGCGCCGGCAACGGCCGCGAGATAGACGATAACTACACGAATATCCTCTTCGTCCTGGAAAACAACATCTACAAAAACCAGAGCCTCAACCTCACCGGCAACACGTTTGCGGAGCTGGAGATCATCCCCGGCCTTACCGCGAAAACACAGGTGGGCATCAACTACCTGAACGGCGAATATTACCGCTATTGGAGCCCCGTTCACGGCGACGGTCGCGGTGTGAACGGTTCCACCGCCCAGTACAATCTTCCGCAGTTCCGGTACAACTGGCAGAACACACTGAACTTCAACCGTACTTTCGGCGATCACAAAGTGGGTGCCATCGCGGGTTTGGAATGGCAGAAGACGCGCAGTCGTTATTTCTACGCCAGCGGCACCAACATTTCGTCCGAGTTTTTCGGCGGGCAGAACATTATCACCGATGCCTGGGGCGCCAGGTCGCTGGGCGGGTATGTAGCGGAGAAGGCCTTCCAGTCGGTGTTTGGCCGCGCGAATTATGGATATAAAGACAGGTACCTCATCGCCGCCACGCTGCGGTACGACAAAATCTCCGACCTGCCCTGGGGCAACCAGGGCGCAACGTTGCCCGGCGTTTCAGTTGGGTGGCGTGTTTCGGAAGAGGCGTTTTTCAAGCGGTCAAATTCCCTCAACTTCATCAGCAACCTGAAGCTGCGAGGCGGTTTCGCGAAAGTAGGGAACGTGGAACTGGGGTCCGATTATCCGTATGCAGGCACCTTCAGTCCATATCTCTACGGCGAGATCATGGCGATGGCTTACAGCCAGATCAGCAATAACAACCTCCGTTTCGAAACGGCCAATAAAATCAATATCGGGCTGGACGCGGGACTGTTCGAAAACCGGGTGAATTTCACCGCCGAGTATTTCAGCAACAACGTGGATAATATGATCCTGGCGGCGCCGCTGGCACCTTCGCTGGGCGTTCCCTACAACAATATCAAAATGAATATCGGGGAAATGACCAACAAGGGATGGGAATTCTCCGTGAACGCCGAAGCCATAGCCACCCGCGATTTCCGGTGGAATACGGCGGTGAACCTCACGCTTACCAAAAACAAGGTGACGCAGTTGTATAACGGGGCAGACATCATCGGCACTTATCACATCATCCGCGAAGGGCAGCCGGTGGGCATGTTCTACGGATTCGAGTACGCCGGCGTGAACCCTGCCAACGGCAATCCGCTCTGGGTGAAGGCAGACGGCTCCATCGTGCAGGGCGTGATCAGCCGGCAGGGCTACGCGAAATACGATCCCGCCAAACCGGACGATGTTTCCGTATCCGCCCCCGCGCTGAACACCAACGATAAGAAGATCCTCGGCAACTCGAACCCCACCTGGTTCGGAGGGTTCAGCAATACTTTGTCCTACAAACGGTTCGACCTCGGCATCAACCTCGTGTTCTCCGGCGGCAACAAAGTGTTCAGCGCCACCCGCCAGGAAACCCTCGCCAACATGAAGTTCCAGAATGCCGGCCGCGAGCTGCTCGACCGCTGGACCACGCCCGGCCAGGTGACCGATGTTCCCAAACTCATGTACGGCAGCAACCCCGGCAACTTCATCAACCAGAACGGCAATACCAACAGCCGCTTCCTGGAAGACGGTTCGTACCTCCGCGCCCAAAACATCACGCTGGGCTTCAACGCGCCTTCCGCATGGCTGAACCGTTTCAAGGTGAACAGCCTCCGCGTGTACGCACAGGTGCAAAACGCATTCGTGATCACCAACTATTCCGGCCTCGATCCCGAACTGACCATCGTTGGCACCAACAATGCCGCCCGCAACTGGCAGGCCGGCCTGGACTACAACAGCAATCCGCTCCCGCGCACTTACACGCTGGGCGTAAACCTGGGATTATAA
- a CDS encoding RagB/SusD family nutrient uptake outer membrane protein — MKKVTSRSYNFRRAAVAAMLLAAGTSIVSCKDFTELAPISLASEESAFASPGNIKLAMMGVYESAAIGTYQNLKSSARGYPFGAAAIEQGEMRGEDMLNIDQFYAITYEGGANPTSLNNVTMWHTLYALINQANILIEGVQKAGAKGVITDAEAKAYEGEARFMRALSHHELLVHFSFPYADAAGGKWGVPYRTKAITSLAAYEEGLKMDRGTVKDCYTKLIADLDFAEANLPDKQPDGAQRATKGAAIALKARIKQHMGDWDGVIAESNKLIPAAAPYKSPIGAFQLTAEPDGPFTSYKNNTESIFSIANGPNANGGSNGALPAMFGPASLNGRGLVATSPILYNASFWKATDKRRALLQVYQPTTGSRYYFNYKYRDYTTRADWAPMLRYAEVLLTAAEAHARKGENDRALALLNAVRNRSVEVGDQFTTPPADLVLAILQERRIELAGEGRRWADIHRLALDAVYGFRGIPAKMKKEQMKLDGTDYNAVTPPTFPTTGGVPSYAYESFRFLWPIPAEETAANPTLRAQQNKLSD; from the coding sequence ATGAAAAAAGTAACATCCAGATCATATAATTTCCGTCGCGCGGCGGTAGCAGCGATGCTGCTTGCGGCCGGCACCTCGATCGTTTCCTGCAAAGATTTCACGGAGCTGGCGCCCATCAGCCTTGCTTCGGAAGAATCCGCCTTTGCATCGCCGGGAAATATCAAGCTCGCCATGATGGGCGTGTACGAATCTGCCGCCATCGGCACTTATCAAAACCTGAAAAGCTCCGCGCGCGGGTATCCTTTCGGTGCGGCGGCGATAGAACAAGGAGAAATGAGGGGCGAAGACATGCTGAACATCGATCAGTTCTACGCCATCACCTACGAAGGCGGCGCCAACCCTACATCGCTCAACAACGTTACGATGTGGCATACGCTCTACGCGCTCATCAACCAGGCCAACATCCTCATCGAAGGTGTGCAGAAAGCCGGCGCCAAAGGCGTGATCACCGATGCCGAAGCCAAAGCCTATGAAGGCGAGGCACGTTTCATGCGCGCCCTTTCCCATCATGAGCTGCTCGTACATTTCAGCTTCCCGTATGCGGATGCGGCGGGCGGCAAATGGGGCGTTCCCTATCGCACCAAAGCCATCACTTCCCTGGCCGCATATGAAGAAGGACTGAAAATGGACCGGGGAACAGTGAAGGATTGTTATACCAAACTGATCGCAGATCTCGATTTCGCGGAAGCCAACCTGCCCGACAAGCAGCCGGACGGCGCGCAGCGCGCCACCAAAGGCGCCGCCATCGCCCTGAAAGCGCGCATCAAACAACATATGGGCGACTGGGACGGCGTGATCGCGGAAAGCAACAAGCTCATCCCCGCAGCGGCTCCCTACAAAAGCCCCATCGGCGCCTTCCAGCTCACGGCAGAGCCAGACGGGCCGTTCACCAGCTATAAAAACAATACCGAGTCCATCTTCTCCATCGCCAACGGCCCCAACGCCAATGGCGGCAGTAACGGCGCGCTTCCGGCGATGTTCGGCCCGGCTTCGCTCAACGGCCGCGGACTGGTGGCTACGAGCCCCATCCTGTATAACGCTTCGTTCTGGAAAGCGACCGACAAGCGCCGTGCCCTGCTGCAGGTGTACCAACCTACTACCGGATCGCGCTATTATTTCAATTACAAATACCGCGATTATACCACCCGTGCCGACTGGGCCCCGATGCTCCGCTATGCGGAAGTGCTGCTCACGGCCGCCGAGGCCCATGCCCGCAAAGGTGAGAACGATCGTGCGCTGGCGCTGCTGAACGCGGTGCGCAACCGCTCCGTGGAAGTTGGCGACCAATTCACCACGCCTCCCGCCGACCTCGTACTGGCCATCCTTCAGGAGCGCCGCATCGAGCTGGCGGGCGAAGGGCGCCGCTGGGCAGACATCCACCGCCTTGCGCTCGATGCCGTTTACGGATTCCGCGGCATTCCCGCCAAAATGAAGAAGGAACAAATGAAGCTCGACGGCACCGATTACAATGCCGTAACGCCTCCCACGTTCCCCACCACCGGCGGCGTTCCTTCGTATGCGTACGAAAGCTTCCGCTTCCTCTGGCCCATCCCGGCGGAGGAAACCGCAGCCAACCCGACGCTACGGGCGCAGCAGAACAAACTGTCCGACTAA
- a CDS encoding winged helix-turn-helix transcriptional regulator encodes MSKRKENSSNSINRDYIIECDLTYAICLVGGRWKLLILCRLEEGAMRFSELRRSIPNITERMLTLQLKELERDGLVRRTVYAEVPPRVEYELAHVAKELIPVWKQLSDWGQRHRNCRMQAVKAS; translated from the coding sequence ATGAGCAAGCGTAAGGAAAATTCGTCGAACAGCATTAACCGCGATTATATCATCGAATGTGATCTCACCTACGCGATCTGCCTGGTGGGCGGCCGCTGGAAATTACTGATCCTTTGCAGGCTGGAAGAAGGAGCGATGCGATTCAGCGAGCTGCGCCGTTCCATTCCCAACATCACCGAAAGGATGTTGACCTTGCAGTTGAAAGAACTCGAGCGCGACGGATTGGTCCGCCGGACCGTATACGCGGAAGTGCCGCCGCGGGTAGAATATGAACTGGCGCATGTGGCCAAAGAACTGATCCCGGTGTGGAAACAGTTGAGCGATTGGGGCCAGCGGCATCGCAACTGCCGGATGCAGGCGGTGAAGGCGAGCTGA